The Leguminivora glycinivorella isolate SPB_JAAS2020 chromosome 4, LegGlyc_1.1, whole genome shotgun sequence genome segment ATGCCTGTAAAATGAGAAAATAATAATGCAATTTATTAACTAATAGTTTTGATGATGCGCtgaatgcacataacataatacataattacCCGATggtcatagttttatttttggaaaagtaACAATAGTTAATAGTTAGTATAAGTAAAATAGTCCAAGAATAATACTAACTTGCTTTCATCTGTACTTAATCTTCTTTTCAGTCCTGAGCCCACTGTCTTTACATCATAGACAGACACAGTTTCTAAGGAAGTAAATCCATCAAATTTAACTTTTAAGCTGTCTGCTGTTATTTCTTCAACAATTGCTTCATAAAACCTGTAacataagtaatttttttttctattattataaatgggcttactcttggccacagactagccaaaggcagaTGTGGTCTATAATGGAGTGAGCTCAcctagaagatgcctgttcactcttgatttaaaataaatgataacctaaccacaaaattaaaattttgaaaaaccccgaaagcaacatagtggaccgattttcatgaaacatggctaagaacactcccgactagctcagctttcagacaaaaaaaactaaatcaaaatcggttcaaccgttctagagctacgatgccacagagacacacacacagacagacaaacagacaagacagacagacagacatacacacagacagacacgtcaaacttataacaccccgtcgtttttgcgtcgggggttaaaaaggctgTGAAATATACCTATGTACAACATAAGATTAAAACAGACATCCTAAAATGTGTTGCGGCACCCTCCACCAAAGAGTACGGAAGAGTATCTTTAGGCAATTTTCCAACATGATACCTATCTATTTTGAGTAGCATTAGATAGGTTAGGACTGTTAAAGGAATTCTACAAAGTATACACCACAAACTGACAAAGAATGGGGACCCCTGGTCAGTAACACATTCAGTGCCATTGTGAGCTACACTCATAGCTCATAGCGTGCGGCAGTTAACATGATCATGGACACTGTCTATGAATAACATGGATGCTGTCCATGAACATGTTAACATGAGAAAATCCATATGCCCTATAAATCCAGCTGCCAAAACAAGCAAAATCTATTTATAAGTTTAATAAAGCCTCAACAAAATTGTGGTTCTTTATAATGAAACTTAACATTATGTAAACTCAAACATGTTCTTGCACTTACACTCCGTCAGTTTTGTACTTTGCTAGGCATTTGTCTCCAACATGCCACTGAGTGGGAGCATGCTGCTCCTCCTCCTCGGCTGCCAACAGCGACGCtgtaacatcatcatcattactaGAACCGTGAATATTTGTGGCTTTAGATTCACCTTCCTGTGTTTTTATTAGATCTTGTGTCAACTCAATTACTTCTTCTAAATCGCCTTTCAATTTCAGGAGCTCCTCATTTTGAGGATCAGTTAACAGTGCCGCTTCAACCTGAAATTTgttatttcaaattaatttttattgatttgttaaaattttataGCTAACAGTGAATATTGTAATGCATTTGCTCTATTGACATACCTGTTGTAACTGTAAATTATAGTTTCTTAAATCTTCAGCCATCCTGATGGATAGGTAAATATTACTATTAACGAAATAATTAACACCATGAACAGGCAAAActaatacaattttataaattcacTAAATTCAGTACATCAGTATGGTTTTTTGACAATGACAAAGGCAGCCATTTTCATTCTAGCGATGCGGTATTGCTTCTTTAGCAGCAGCAGAGGAATTGTATCGATTCAAATTattctttgtttatttttaagatgctcatttttaaaacattttaatttttctttataaCTAATGTAATTGGTGCAACATCGGAAAACACCTCACCTCAGCTGGAAACTTGTCAAAgccaagaatcttatatacaatggatgttgcacgccgaacattactttgaagccagaaaatttgaccttgaattacgtcacgccggtcttgcatctctttctttagggtgtccatgattaagcatacattagggatatcccgcggaatttgacgtattacatctctcgacacaggcttaaaacctttgaacctccgttttgacaatattctcagcttgatatgatattgatatgtgttaaaatgtcaaatattaatattagcgccatctatctgagcgtacctaccccaaaggtgtatcgccatctagctcaccgtacctttttctgtatggttttgaggtaagttttttcttagactttatctgtctatacggagttacataagtatttgtcttttactaactgacacctgtgtttattaaagcatgcaatggaatatatattttagtgttttggtcatcacaataatattttggtagtaactactgggaaaactaatcccagtagctatcaaccccggtgtggtaattaacaatgtgggggaaatcccagtagttaggacaggtaaaaacttggtggtaactagtgggaatagccacaaaaatataagggaagtatttgtcaatggggaaataatgaaatactaggacgttttaaaacagtatctttatttttaagcgccgccccaaatctcaaggaaggtggttctcaattcgtacgtatttcaattctcttcgcatgtatatatgtatctcaatttaatgtttaggccacgatatatccgtcgttactggactgatttttaaaatttctttctgtgtcataatcttcaggcttaaagtgcaaatctgcaaattgtcgaacgctctgaaacatttccttttatcggtacaatcgacagccaacagccaatgctgcctccttccttcatcttttggaacactgaaaagtttaatattattcatgttaattgtaaagacataaattatataaagttggtattattatactgtgatatgaactatgaacatagaaaccgtaccaagttgatagatttagctccattcaataagagtaaataccatgcaagaaaaaagattggtcaccctagtcgtaaaatagcacatagcattatttttctttaaaggtcatatttatcgttctaaacctattcgtgggaattttgatataatttgagacaatgaaaccaatataatgataagaactaaccaagattacaagcaaaatagaagaaaatttattgccagtgaggtttatgaacattttggtaaaataagtacttacttgtgaaattttacgtcggatttcggtttccatttacttccacaatggttcactatgcaatacatagctcagaacttaagtaaatcgtcgaaaaacgtttattttgcaaaataaatctctgaatcggtgaatgaattttgacaattctgacatatcgggcatttttttttattattagtgttcccatagtacgcaggaggtaaataccggagaaataaggtttttgattgagtttttttttgtataatacaaagaaaagtaagtcaatttgattgaagaatgttttatacgttttttttattaacttatctggcaatacatcacagtgttggaatgagatagaacataggagtaaaggtgaatgaacctggcttcaactcattggtcggcacgcactatccagagatatatataaaattcttggtCAAAGCTAATTGTCGGTTATGACAGGTTGTGCATTATTGGGTAGTGCATTGGCAGAAGACCAAACCCAATGTCTTCCAggccataattaaaaaaaaaacgcacaTGTCATTGTCACTGCCAAGTTTATGTCAAATGTCAATAGTATATGATAAATCATGTAGAACTAGAAACACtcgattaataaaatattagcaATATCATACAACTCTGTAAGTGATAATGCGAAGCTTTTATTGTACCTAATATGAAACCGTAAAACTTTTTTCCAAGAACTACTTACGTCGTAAGATACCAGACACccattaataattaattttgacttTTGGTGAGTACTTTCGTGTAaagtaattttaagtttttaaattttaatgctTTAGAACTCCATTTAGAGATAAAGGTTTATAGGTCTTCAGGTTAAGAAGCACAATATAATAAACTAATTTTGTTTTTCTATATTTCAGATTTAATCATATACATACATTAACCATGAATATGAAGAATATTCTTGATTTACCGGATGAAATAAATATTCTGATAGCAAAGCTGTTAGACATTGAGTCCCAAAAGAATGTTTATTATACATGCAcatatttcaaaaatttaataagCATGTATGGGGTAGTAACCAGCTGCAAATTATGTATGAATGTTATGGCCACAGCTAAAACACTCAAGTTAGAGTTTTTTAGGGACATTGCCATGAACTTACGAGAACTCAACTTATCAACTATCAGTGATTTAAATAAGACAACACTGTTACCTGCtattaaaaaattgaagaaaTTGCATGTTCTAGATGTTTCTTATACTAAGATAAATATTACAGACTTGCTTGATGTATACCAGGCTTGTCCAACTATAAGAGATGTTTCTATCAACTTCACATTTGACAAATCAATTCAGATACATGTTCCTCAAACCATTATAGAAAAATGTCAGAAAATGAGAGAGTTCATTTTGTAGGCATATTAATGAATCTGTTTTGTTCAAAACTAGCCTTGAGGTTGCTAGCAAAAGCTAATTTGAATGAGTTACAGTACACCATAACAGATTGTGCATTTTTAGGACCTGTTTATGATAATCATATAGATATGGAAGAAATGATACATTTTAGGCTACTAAAAGTGTTTCTACTCAACTGGCATAAAGAAAACCAGTATTATGGACGCCTAAATGAATCTGCTGTTCTTTCAATGTTAGACTTAAGCAAATATGAACTTATCATGGTTACTCGGTGCACTATGGATGTTTTGCAAGTTCTAGTCTCTCCTAGGTTTAAGGACTTCTTTCTAAAAGAATTTGGGGTGCAAGCAGACATATTCACAACATGGACTAACCAGGAACTTGGAGGCAATGTTGCATTCATGATTTGGAATACGGCTATAACTGTGTTTGATAGCACATTTTATAATCAGTTATTCAAACGGTTAAAACCATTCTTTccatattatttaaaatcagCTTCTGGTGATGCTCAAATGCCAGCCAATAATGACTGGATTTACACAAGACCAGATGAAAATGAGTTTGCAAGATCAGTGAGAAAGATTGAGGCTGATTTTAAGAGAAGAAGAGTGGCTCCACAAGACATTATTCTTAACTATGACAATGTTAGCAAAGATaagaaaaatcttaaattaactattttatttgaaaatacgaTTAGATGTCCAGTAACACTATCAAGTAGTAGTAATTATTTGAAAAAGATAACTCATTTGAACTTGACTGGGCATGTGGTTTATAGCTCTGATTTTTTCAAGATATTATTTACAAATTGCCATAATCTTATTGCCATCAGTTGCACATCATCACCAAATGCTACACAAGCATTAGGAAGATACATTTGGCTGTGTAAATATATTAAACATTTATGGTTAGTTGCAACAACTATTGATTTCAAATCATTGTTTGTTTCGTTAAGTCAGTGCAAATACATAGAGAATATACATCTGTATAATATGACATCCAGTGGTGATTTATCTGAGCCAAAGGATATGTTTGAAAGATGCTGTCGTTTGTATAATTTATCTATTTGTATGCCTATGTCAGACACTTTAAGAGTGAAAAAATTGCAGATGCTAAATAAGATTAAGTCTATGTACTCGAGAGATCATTTAAATATAGAACTGTGTGTTACGCCCGATCTGAAAGCATATGGATATGATCCTTTCATAGATGTTTTCGATTTGAATCCAATAAAAGTAGTATAATGgtttgttgtttatatttcacacaaatcCATCATTACCCATAGCCTGATATCGTTGTCTGAAAGAGATTGCTTCTTGGCTATAAGAGCGGCTGCTGATTACCTCTTCATAGGGTCCTATAATTATTCATTGTAATAAAGTCCCCATTTCACTTTAGGGGGGAAAGAAGAATGCCTTTGCATCATCGAGTCATTATTTGCCGTATTTTTCTCCAGGGTTTTCTGTTATTATTTACGGTGGGACCTgtagcagggggaaattagctaaaattacggcataattaatggaaggtttttttaaattgaaatatgtacgttatagaccgaagttatttttcatcaaccctccccactcctccctcctctgcgtcacccctctaccctcccttaaagtgccgaaaatgcggtttttctcgatttctgacaaaactgttgaagatacagaaaaagcgcgtaggaacgaagtaatccttaataaatttactacaaatcattcattaacactttggttctagcacttatagtttacgcgtgatccgtcacgaaagttggtcctttgctgcaatcttctttagtgaatgttaagttttcgcccaaaatgcatacgaaatagtcgaaatttgtttgatataactaaaatattgtaactcatgactaaaataaaattaagggggaaaaatcactaccatgggtggaacttccaatatgtcttggaattccagtaactatttaagacgtaatattttcacggtagtagtcgctaggagtaccattgatctatatagtgtatctatgactggggatgagcttttggtagctgttggtagagccctggagtatcaatccagtagccgtgagttcaagtcccacccatggtagtgatttttccccctgaaattcattttcagtttataatattttagtaatatcaaacagatttcgtaagcaatttgggagaaaacttaacattcactaaagaaaattgcagtaaaggaccaactttcgtgatggatcacgcgaaacctataagtgctagaaccaaagtgtcaatgaacgatttgtagtaaatttatcaaggattacttttttcctacacgctttttctgtatctacaacggttttgtcagaaatcgcgaaaaaccgcattttcggctatttaagggggggaagaggggtgtcgcagaggggggagggatggggagggttgatgaaaaataacttcggcctgtaatgtacatatcccaatcaaaaaaaatcttccattaattatgccaacattttcatacataactttccagaagcaacggactactGGGCTAGCTTCACACGTCTAAACTTACTCTTAGTCAAGTCAGATtgtgctatttatattaaaactagcttttgcccgcggcttcgctcgcgttagaaagagacaaaaagtagcctatgtcactttccatcccttcaactatctccacttaaaaatcacgtcaattcgtagcttcgttttgccgtgaaagacggacaaacaaacaaacagacacacacacttccatttataatattagtatggatctgaCATAAAGAAGTTAAAAATTACACAAGTGTGAACCCTGTTACTTTGCAATAAAgtctaaaataataacattaataatgGAGAAACTTTCCTTCTGCCTTTAAAATATATAAGAGGAAGTTGAAAAAAATGTAGTTAAGTATGAGAACATTACGCAAAACTCTGCGCAGAGGGCGCTGCTAGCACATTATGGAGCAATTATGGAGGGCCTACCGCAAACCATCTTAGGTAGGAGTTTTGCCCCTTTGTCGCTCTTACATAACCGCACGTAAGTGTAACAGGGAAGAGACTCGTGGTTCGCGGTAATTCCTGTGTAGTCAACAATCCACTTCGATGCGGCAATGTCATAATGTTCATTAATTATGACTGGTTAGttactacataattatatagagggctggcgagaggtcgctctggaccgcgtaGAGGAGTgttcttgtgttggaggccaagactcacgttgggtcgtcgcgccaacaaagtaagtaatcattgcgatacagcgaggaaatgtcgccagtatccttggtacaatgcctcaaggacctattttagacattagctagcttttaagtttagtcttagtttcttatataattatgtaaataaagactaaaaagtcagaaaaaaaAGTAATCATTATATGGTTTTATGTGTGTAATAGgcagacatatataactccgtatagacagataaagtctaagaaaaaaacgtacagaaaaaggtacggtggcctagatggcattacacctttggggtacgctcagctagatggcgctaatattaatatttgacattttaacacatatcattatcaagctaagaatatgggccaaattgtcaaaactgaggttcaaaagttttaagcctgtgccaagagatggcagtctatgcactgtgattacacattttacttcgacagtaactctctataatactcgatcctctttggtgatAGTGCCGCACTCTGGCCGCAAAACGTTGCCATAATATTCCCTATTAAAATTAGAAAGCAAACCCATTAGACTTTAGCTTTAAGCTTGTAATTCATTAAAGTTGAATGTCAGTAGTTCAATTACATATGATATTATCCGGGCAtatttcatcataaaattaatacaatacaataaaacaTGAGTAAGTATAATTAACAATTAATCTCATTATAGAATCAACACAGTTGCTAAGGTATCCTGAAAGGCCTAGCACAAAATACAGTTTATCGAAATATCGACGTCTGAGTCTGTTATCGCTCCTGAGTATTCGCGATCGACAGAAGAGGAAAATAAAGACAGTTTTAAGAAGATTCCGATGTTCGTGGTAAACCATCTTCCTTTTTATCTTCTCACTGTATTGTTTGGGCGGCCATATGGCATAGTATCGATATATttagctacaagttacaatttacaagcagttgttaatgtctaatatgacaagttggaaagagagacttccgcttgtaacttgaaactttcagttttgagaaatgggcccctggttgTAATTAACAATATGAAGAATACATGTAGGTATGGGGCGCTTTCaggaaaataaaacagtttgtgCTGTGCAATGGGCAAGTTGGTCTGTCTTTTCTGGTTGTTGTTCAGCTGTCCCGACATTATTACAGGTATAAGCCAGGGAATAGGGATCTATCTGTCCAAATAAGAGGTATGATCacattatttttgtgaaaacgCCCCATAGGTATACAATATTTATGCATGTAGATATCGTTATCAATATTACACTGAtatgattaaattaattaattttaatattaaaaacacaacCTTTTGTATTGATAAAAAGTCGGCAATTATTTTGCAAACGTACTAACTGTATACTTTAAGGTCAAGCTGTTCTTAAAAAGTAATTCTATGTACATTATAAAAACGTTAATAAATAAGTATCTTAGTTACTTagttacgtaaaattaatacaaaataagtatTATTTGGAATGGCGCTTTGCACAATGGGCTATACATAAAGCCCCAGGATGTTATAAACCCCAAGAGCAGCAAGGGATGCTGTTGACAATCTTTTTGCTGCcaccttacttatttaattaGGTATTATTCAAAATTTCCGTCAAAAGCGGTAGTAAAATGTATCAAAATTGTATATGTTAAGTTTATATTCATGTCTACAAGAAAGACCTAAACATTTGACCCTGGCGCCGTTACTTCAGTCTGGCTAAATGCGTGTTTTAGGACCGAGTCCTTCCTCAAAAGCATTTTATTCATATTATAGCCAATTTTTTGCCACACTAAAGGTTAAAATTAAACAGcgtgaataaaaaatatgtgacaACCATCATTATGCATTTTAAGTTTGTTAGAGAGATTTAATAAATAAGGGTATCAACCCTCAAACTCTGAGTAAGTTCGTTTGTgcctctaagtgcgttttcacattatccgatccgatatcggatgtaggaccgatatccatgtaggacgccatctttgatttttccctttgaaatccttccgacatctgatatcggatcggataatgtgaaaacgaactgAGTATATCGTGTGCAGCGTATCCTCGCGAATTTAGTCAGAATGCACAAATAAAGGTTGATATTGGGCTGTTGACGCGTGCGTCAGTTATCAAAAAGTAaggggtcggttgcaccaaaccgtttgttaccgaatttagcgttcataattttattgtatgggatttcCATAGACTACGGCGTGATGTCGGTTAACTGTGGTTGCTCCAACTGACCCtgaaggctggttttagtgtcacgagGACCGTCCGCGCGAAGCGATCCTCGctaccaatttgtatgaagttgatgttgtcgtccgcgcctCTCTAAAACGCTTCAGTTACCTAACACATATTAGtccagtgcggatcgctccgcgtgacactaaaaccagcctaatgGAGGTTTGCAATAGACATGTGTAAGTAATGCGAGTAATATCACAAATGTGATATCACTTGAACACGTAATATGGCATTACGTATCACTCCGAGAAATCCACCATCACCTCTAGCATTACGTATAACCCGAACGCAAATGTCGCGAACTACTAAAACAGTGCGCATTGTAACATGGCAAACCTGCATGTTGCAGTCGCCGCGCGCACTGGCCGCTAAGAAGAAAAAGTACGGCCATATcacgcgtcttttgtttttttgcacaaaattttCTCTGCCGGGGAAGGCTCATATACATTTCATGTGCTAATTATTTCATTGCATTTAAAACTTGTGAAATACTTCTATTGTAAAAACAGTGTGTTTGTGTTGGGCTGCCTCTTATGCAGgtacttataattatataatatgtgTAAATAGTTAAGTTTATTCGTTTAATGTTGAAACCTAATCCAAGTCTTATTGTACGTCACTGTTTCGCGAAAGCGAATAAGGCCTGGGCTTGGTTCCGACTGCAGACCTAAGCACGCACGATTGTTGCAGCCCATTCTTCTACTTTAAAATTTAAGAACTTTGCTGAACGTCGCTGCTTATACTACTCAGCGCTGGAACATCTTCAGCCTGGTTTCTGTACAACTCGCGCAGTGGCACCTGCGGACAGACCACGTATACGGCTAGACGAAGATCAGCAGAAGGAACGTTGAGGCCAGTGACGATCTTTTACTACCTACTCGTGTACTGACAGACATCTCttaatttattgtatatatttttcattaagAAGTCGCGAGACGGACCGAAAATGCCTGGAGGAGCTTTTGGTCCATGAAGGAGCACATGAAGGGAAACCTTCCAATATCGTTAAAAAGAAAACTCATGGACATGTGTATCCTCCCCATCCTTTCCTACGGAgcacagacttggtctttgacaaaAGCTCAAAAATCCAAACTCAAGGTTTGTCAGCGGGCCATGGAGCGTAGTATTTTGAGCGTGAAATTAACCGATCGCATTAGGAATACAATACTGCGCTCCAGAACGGGAATAACGGACGTAGCTGCAACTGCTGCcaagcttaaatgggactgggcggGGCACGTCTGCCGGATGCCGGATGCcctgtgggccaagatagctacacgttgggtaccacaaattgtaaggcgtcgcggtagacctcgccagagatggcgcgacgagcttgacgcctttgacgaggactggtgggagacttcaggggatagggatgcgtggaggaatttgagggaggcctttgcccaacagtgggacaataCGGGCTCTTaacttgtggcgagctgttggggagtgACGACCCCACGGACCCGAGTGTTCGCGAGAGTCGGTCAGGGTCTCCGTCTCCGGCGTGTCTTCGCCGGCCTAAGTGGAACCCCAAGGGGACCCGCAGGACTCTCAGCTCTGGCTTGCCTTCATTGGCCGTCCAGAGAGGAACGTCTGAGCTgtcgctccaggggtggaagtgttaAAGGGCATAACGCCGCGAGTAACTTCGGAGAAAGCGCAgcaccacctctcgacacccctgagccactcatgccggtgttgcgcctggccgtctctacgatGGCGAATCAGGTGCCCATCTACCGAGTGgcaagtcaccgcctgcctagaTAACTTGTGCCAACAATGttatggcaggtgtccgatttCTTTCTGCAATAGCCCAATCTTTTTTCCACCCAAACTTAAACCATAGACCAGTATTCTAtccatattatttacaatagtTTCCAATGCCTGTTGAAACCGATTCACGGGTATCTATTCTTGTACCTgtgaatgggttccagcaggcgttcttcatgacatcaaatatctccaaacggcctctacgtgttggatctatatccccacgcacgccttataaatgatcgggctcgaaagacccgagactttaaaaacggagaaacacataataataatttttcatTATATTGTTATTTACTTATAGAACCTTTGTTTTATTTCTCCGCTGACTAGCCGGCTACAGCATAAT includes the following:
- the LOC125225104 gene encoding survival of motor neuron-related-splicing factor 30, producing MAEDLRNYNLQLQQVEAALLTDPQNEELLKLKGDLEEVIELTQDLIKTQEGESKATNIHGSSNDDDVTASLLAAEEEEQHAPTQWHVGDKCLAKYKTDGVFYEAIVEEITADSLKVKFDGFTSLETVSVYDVKTVGSGLKRRLSTDESKHGKGYNREYLKKKKQKKQQRFKQIEEERESEKNKWLSFHTKASKKPGVRTKSIFASPDNLTGRVGIGTCGISGQPMTNYTPGEKWKKGG
- the LOC125225103 gene encoding uncharacterized protein LOC125225103, with protein sequence MSENERVHFVGILMNLFCSKLALRLLAKANLNELQYTITDCAFLGPVYDNHIDMEEMIHFRLLKVFLLNWHKENQYYGRLNESAVLSMLDLSKYELIMVTRCTMDVLQVLVSPRFKDFFLKEFGVQADIFTTWTNQELGGNVAFMIWNTAITVFDSTFYNQLFKRLKPFFPYYLKSASGDAQMPANNDWIYTRPDENEFARSVRKIEADFKRRRVAPQDIILNYDNVSKDKKNLKLTILFENTIRCPVTLSSSSNYLKKITHLNLTGHVVYSSDFFKILFTNCHNLIAISCTSSPNATQALGRYIWLCKYIKHLWLVATTIDFKSLFVSLSQCKYIENIHLYNMTSSGDLSEPKDMFERCCRLYNLSICMPMSDTLRVKKLQMLNKIKSMYSRDHLNIELCVTPDLKAYGYDPFIDVFDLNPIKVV